The following are encoded in a window of Impatiens glandulifera chromosome 5, dImpGla2.1, whole genome shotgun sequence genomic DNA:
- the LOC124939073 gene encoding MADS-box transcription factor PHERES 1-like, whose product MRRGKVKLAFIQNANARQAALTKKAVVVSKMAAQLEILCGVSILFSFFNINDVEPVEVFPSLKAVKDFMSYVMNLPIIERTQKATTQDVYLNEMITKKSVKLQNLKEKNNRSEGLELLRNVFEGNIDFNQIEQQTLYCTNQVIVEKIEEINKHKSQNMNNPLNHNNEASDDARFQVPGDQGNFVPNFHPPTGRFV is encoded by the coding sequence ATGAGGAGGGGAAAAGTTAAACTCGCATTCATTCAGAATGCCAATGCAAGACAAGCAGCCTTAACTAAGAAGGCGGTGGTTGTTTCCAAGATGGCAGCTCAACTCGAAATTCTTTGTGGTGTGagtattttgttttccttttttaatattaatgatgTTGAGCCAGTTGAAGTGTTTCCATCTCTTAAGGCTGTGAAAGATTTTATGTCTTATGTCATGAACCTGCCTATTATTGAACGCACTCAAAAGGCAACAACTCAGGACGTCTATCTTAATGAAATGATAACTAAAAAATCCGtcaaattacaaaatttgaaggaGAAGAACAACCGATCTGAGGGTCTTGAACTTTTACGCAATGTTTTTGAAGGTaatattgattttaatcaaattgaaCAGCAAACTCTTTACTGCACGAATCAAGTCATAGTTGAAAAGATTGAAGAGATTAATAAACACAAATCCCAAAACATGAATAATCCTCTCAATCACAACAATGAAGCCTCGGATGATGCTAGATTCCAAGTTCCCGGTGATCAAGGTAATTTTGTTCCTAATTTTCATCCTCCAACAGGCCGTTTTGTCTAG